A portion of the Anoxybacillus gonensis genome contains these proteins:
- a CDS encoding NUDIX hydrolase, which produces MQRVTNCVLVKDGHVLLLKKPRRGWWVAPGGKMEQGESVREACVREYREETGIYIKNPQLKGVFTFVMKRGEEVVSEWMMFTFFAEHFDGENVLQCEEGELAWHPIEHIPTLPMAPGDYHIIDYVIKGTGIMYGTFTYTEEFELLSYRLDPS; this is translated from the coding sequence CAACGAGTAACGAACTGTGTATTAGTGAAAGACGGACACGTTCTATTGTTGAAAAAGCCTCGGCGTGGCTGGTGGGTGGCGCCGGGTGGAAAAATGGAGCAAGGAGAATCAGTACGAGAAGCTTGTGTGCGCGAATATCGCGAGGAAACAGGCATTTATATTAAAAACCCGCAATTAAAAGGGGTATTTACATTTGTCATGAAACGAGGAGAAGAAGTCGTTTCGGAGTGGATGATGTTCACATTTTTTGCGGAACATTTTGATGGTGAAAACGTATTACAATGTGAAGAAGGGGAACTTGCTTGGCATCCAATTGAGCACATTCCAACGCTTCCGATGGCGCCGGGCGATTACCATATTATTGATTATGTCATTAAAGGAACAGGAATTATGTACGGCACGTTTACGTATACAGAGGAATTTGAGCTGTTGTCTTACCGACTGGATCCGAGTTAA